The Antedon mediterranea chromosome 11, ecAntMedi1.1, whole genome shotgun sequence genome window below encodes:
- the LOC140062723 gene encoding uncharacterized protein: MEAGRFRHRPGPQNNIVNVYLCFIIILLLCWSSANSQTQICGADGFNIQNLTKAQYWTYNTNEYDECPEENAISCQYSFSVCNTLPSSFNCDSCSVAVAVSRNITDINNYKSLGSYDSTKNPIDSTPTNSMFQIYYTQYPNGTILIFKCDLNSKWLLPISSNIGTVPESANTKIENKKGLNVFTFYSAEACYVPPSVVPYVPASEGLSTGSILLLIFFPTLIIYFLLGIILNKLGGANGKELIPNYEFWNSLPGLIADGVMYSWSILTCQGTKGATGYDSI, translated from the exons ATGGAAGCTGGGAGGTTTAGACATAGGCCTGGGCCTCAAAATAACATTGTAAATGTGtatttgtgttttattataatactgCTATTGTGTTGGAGTTCTGCCAATTCACAAACACAAATTTGTGGTGCTGACGGTTTTAATATTCAGAATTTAACCAa GGCTCAATACTGGACCTATAATACAAATGAGTATGATGAATGTCCTGAAGAAAATGCTATATCCTGTCAGTACAGTTTCTCAGTTTGTAATACTCTCCCATCATCCTTTAACTGTGACAGTTGTAGTGTGGCTGTGGCTGTGTCTCGTAATATCACtgatataaataattacaaatcGTTAGGATCATATGATAGTACCAAAAATCCTATAGATTCAA ctcCAACAAATTCAATGTTTCAAATCTATTACACACAATACCCAAATGGTACTATTCTGATatttaaatgtgatttgaatTCAAAGTGGCTTTTACCAATATCTAGCAACATTGGTACGGTTCCTGAATCTGcaaatacaaaaatagaaaataaaaaaggttTG AACGTGTTCACCTTTTATTCTGCTGAAGCCTGTTATGTACCGCCATCTGTTGTACCCTATGTACCGGCATCAGAAGGCCTTAGTACTGGTTCAATCTTGTTGCTTAT ATTTTTTccaacattaataatttatttcctGTTGGGAATAATATTGAACAAGTTAGGTGGTGCAAATGGCAAAGAGTTAATACCAAACTATGAATTCTGGAACTCACTCCCTGGCCTGATTGCA GACGGTGTTATGTATAGTTGGAGTATATTAACCTGTCAAGGGACAAAAGGTGCAACTGGTTATGATAGCATTTGA